In Kineosporia sp. NBRC 101731, the following proteins share a genomic window:
- a CDS encoding phosphoketolase family protein yields the protein MVERLARPAPEEVRELDAWWRANNYLTVGQIYLMANPLLREPLRPEHIKPRLLGHWGTSPGLSFIYAHASRLIRHTGQEMLYLAGPGHGGPALVAAGYLEGTYSQTYPRIGQDADGLHRLFRQFSAPGGIPSHVSVTTPGSIHEGGELGYVLVHAFGAVMDNPDLIALAVVGDGEAETGPLEGAWKGISFLNPARDGAVLPILHLNGAKISGPTVLGRKDPAEVRSLLQGHGYEVIEVEGSDLPGMHDRFAEALARAWASIRGIQAAAREGSWDGVRPHWPLIVLRTPKGWTGPDVVDGVQIQGTYRSHQVPLSGVRDNPEHLALLETWLRSYRPQELFDDDGAPTELVRRANPEGDLRMSATPHANGGLLTQDLDLPDFRAFAVDVPSPASVYLESTRKFGEMMREIYRDNPDRFRLFCPDETNSNRLGAVFEVSDRAFAERTTPYDVSLSVDGRVMEVLSEHNCHGWLEAYTLTGRHGVFASYEAFAMVSASQTIQHSKWLEEAAALPWRAPVPSLNILLTSTAWRNDHNGFSHQGPGLIQNVITSRGNVARVYLPPDANCLLSVADHCLRSRSYVNLIVIDKQPQLQYLTMDEAIEHCTRGAGVWSWAGTDDGRADPDIVLACAGDVVTMETVAAAAILREKLPHLRTRVVNVVDLMTLARRRDHPHGMDETLFKELFTDHVDVVFAFHGYPGAIHQLVHGRPDADRFRVRGFIDEGTTTTPFDMVVRNRVSRYHLVMDALNNARRTPPGASELKAWCQARLDEHADYVVEHLEDLPEVRNWTLDSRITEG from the coding sequence CTGGTGGAACGCCTCGCCCGTCCGGCCCCGGAGGAGGTCCGGGAGCTGGATGCCTGGTGGCGGGCGAACAACTACCTGACCGTCGGGCAGATCTACCTGATGGCCAATCCCCTGCTGCGTGAACCGCTGCGGCCCGAGCACATCAAGCCGCGGCTGCTCGGGCACTGGGGCACCAGTCCCGGTCTGTCGTTCATCTACGCCCATGCCTCCCGGCTGATCCGTCACACCGGTCAGGAGATGCTCTACCTGGCCGGTCCGGGACACGGCGGGCCGGCCCTGGTCGCGGCGGGATACCTGGAAGGCACCTACTCCCAGACCTATCCGCGGATCGGTCAGGACGCCGACGGCCTGCACCGGCTGTTCCGTCAGTTCTCGGCCCCCGGCGGCATCCCCAGCCATGTCTCGGTGACGACCCCCGGATCCATTCACGAGGGTGGCGAGCTCGGCTACGTGCTGGTGCACGCGTTCGGGGCGGTGATGGACAACCCCGACCTCATCGCCCTGGCGGTCGTGGGTGACGGCGAGGCCGAGACCGGACCGCTGGAGGGAGCCTGGAAGGGCATTTCCTTCCTGAACCCGGCCCGCGACGGCGCCGTGCTGCCGATCCTGCACCTGAACGGAGCGAAGATCTCCGGTCCGACCGTGCTGGGCCGTAAGGACCCGGCCGAGGTGCGCTCACTCCTGCAGGGTCACGGCTACGAGGTGATCGAGGTCGAGGGCTCCGACCTCCCCGGTATGCATGACCGGTTCGCCGAGGCCCTGGCCCGGGCCTGGGCGAGCATCCGGGGCATCCAGGCGGCGGCCCGGGAAGGTTCCTGGGACGGCGTGCGTCCCCACTGGCCCCTCATCGTCCTGCGGACGCCGAAGGGCTGGACCGGTCCGGACGTCGTCGACGGCGTCCAGATCCAGGGGACGTACCGCTCCCACCAGGTGCCGTTGTCCGGTGTCCGGGACAATCCCGAGCACCTGGCCCTGCTGGAGACCTGGTTGCGTTCCTACCGGCCGCAGGAGCTCTTCGACGACGACGGCGCGCCGACCGAGCTGGTCCGGCGGGCCAACCCGGAGGGCGACCTGCGGATGAGCGCCACCCCGCACGCCAACGGCGGCCTGCTCACGCAAGACCTCGATCTGCCGGACTTCCGTGCCTTCGCCGTCGATGTCCCGTCGCCGGCCAGCGTGTACCTGGAGTCGACCCGGAAGTTCGGGGAGATGATGCGGGAGATCTACCGGGACAACCCCGACCGCTTCCGGTTGTTCTGCCCGGACGAGACGAACTCCAACCGGCTCGGCGCGGTCTTCGAGGTCAGCGACCGCGCGTTCGCCGAACGCACCACGCCGTACGACGTCTCGCTGTCCGTGGACGGGCGGGTGATGGAGGTCCTGTCCGAGCACAACTGCCACGGCTGGCTGGAGGCCTACACCCTCACCGGCCGGCACGGCGTCTTCGCCTCCTACGAGGCGTTCGCCATGGTGAGTGCCTCCCAGACGATCCAGCACAGCAAGTGGCTGGAGGAAGCGGCCGCCCTGCCCTGGCGAGCGCCGGTACCCAGCCTGAACATCCTGCTCACCTCGACGGCCTGGCGCAACGATCACAACGGTTTCAGCCACCAGGGTCCGGGGCTCATCCAGAACGTCATCACCTCCCGCGGCAATGTCGCCCGGGTCTATCTGCCGCCGGACGCCAACTGTCTGCTCTCGGTCGCCGATCACTGTCTGCGCTCGCGCTCGTACGTCAACCTGATCGTCATCGACAAGCAGCCGCAGCTGCAGTACCTGACGATGGACGAGGCGATCGAGCACTGCACCCGCGGCGCGGGCGTCTGGTCGTGGGCCGGTACCGACGACGGCCGCGCCGACCCGGACATCGTCCTGGCCTGCGCCGGTGATGTCGTGACCATGGAAACGGTAGCTGCCGCAGCTATTCTGAGAGAGAAGCTGCCGCACCTGCGCACCCGGGTGGTGAACGTCGTGGACCTGATGACGCTGGCCCGGCGCCGGGACCATCCGCACGGTATGGACGAGACCCTGTTCAAGGAGCTGTTCACCGATCATGTGGACGTCGTGTTCGCCTTCCACGGGTATCCCGGTGCGATTCATCAGCTGGTGCACGGGCGCCCGGACGCGGACCGGTTCCGGGTGCGCGGTTTCATCGACGAGGGAACGACCACGACGCCCTTCGACATGGTCGTGCGCAACCGGGTCTCGCGTTATCACCTGGTGATGGACGCACTGAACAACGCCCGGCGCACACCGCCGGGGGCCAGCGAGCTGAAGGCCTGGTGTCAGGCCCGGCTGGACGAGCACGCGGACTACGTGGTCGAGCACCTGGAAGACCTGCCCGAGGTCCGGAACTGGACCCTGGACAGCCGGATCACGGAAGGCTGA
- a CDS encoding DoxX family membrane protein: MALHFSTRPANDNHQLPPPEAARTAPAHGAVMTTRAAPVLAVTRIATGFVFLWAFLDKTFGWHYATPGAKAWIDGGSPTRGFLSNVEVGPFQSMFRDWAGATWADWAFMIGLAGVGIAVIAGVALRIAATSGTIMMLMMWAAEWPLAQHTSGGAPSMSTNPLIDYHIIFALVLIISALTYAGNTWGLGRIWNALPLVERYPWLR; encoded by the coding sequence ATGGCTCTGCACTTCAGCACCCGCCCGGCGAACGACAATCACCAGCTGCCTCCGCCGGAGGCCGCCCGCACCGCCCCCGCGCACGGCGCCGTGATGACCACCCGCGCGGCCCCCGTCCTGGCCGTCACCCGCATCGCCACCGGATTCGTCTTCCTCTGGGCGTTCCTGGACAAGACCTTCGGATGGCACTACGCCACCCCGGGCGCCAAGGCCTGGATCGACGGCGGCTCACCGACCCGGGGTTTCCTGTCCAACGTCGAGGTCGGCCCGTTCCAGTCGATGTTCCGCGACTGGGCCGGCGCCACCTGGGCGGACTGGGCGTTCATGATCGGTCTCGCCGGTGTCGGGATCGCCGTGATCGCCGGGGTGGCCCTGCGGATCGCCGCGACCAGCGGCACCATCATGATGCTCATGATGTGGGCCGCCGAATGGCCACTGGCCCAGCACACCAGTGGCGGCGCGCCCAGCATGTCCACCAACCCGCTCATCGACTACCACATCATTTTCGCGCTCGTCCTCATCATCAGCGCCCTCACCTACGCGGGGAACACCTGGGGTCTGGGCCGGATCTGGAACGCCCTTCCCCTCGTCGAACGCTACCCCTGGCTGCGATGA
- a CDS encoding pyridoxamine 5'-phosphate oxidase family protein: MTSSPAPEHLSPSSCWEYLRSSDLGRLAVVVAGRPDIFPINYAVDHGCVLVRTADGTKLSAALGGDVAFEADGFAPGTGQAWSVVLRGRAEELVHLDELLAVDDLPLNPLHGAPKNRFLRIVPDEISGRRFVTIGSDIWKGPLTGSRRVPRE; encoded by the coding sequence ATGACGAGCTCGCCGGCCCCCGAACATCTCTCCCCGAGCAGTTGCTGGGAGTACCTGCGCTCGAGCGACCTCGGGCGGCTGGCCGTGGTCGTGGCCGGCCGGCCCGACATCTTCCCCATCAACTACGCGGTGGACCACGGCTGTGTCCTGGTCCGCACCGCGGACGGGACGAAGCTCTCCGCGGCGCTCGGGGGCGACGTCGCCTTCGAGGCCGACGGCTTTGCTCCCGGCACCGGTCAGGCCTGGAGTGTGGTGCTGCGGGGCCGGGCCGAGGAACTGGTGCACCTCGACGAGCTCCTGGCCGTGGACGACCTCCCGCTGAACCCGCTGCACGGCGCACCGAAGAACCGGTTCCTGCGGATCGTGCCCGACGAGATCAGCGGACGCCGGTTCGTCACGATCGGGTCCGACATCTGGAAGGGCCCCCTGACGGGTTCCCGGCGGGTCCCGCGGGAGTGA
- a CDS encoding toll/interleukin-1 receptor domain-containing protein, translated as MARIFITYRSEDPGWSVVLDRELSIVFGPDQVFRASRTMQMGESFPERIRLGVTNASVLLAVIGPRWLEQREGGLRRIDEPGDWVRREIRLALENGLLIVPVLVDGVRPLSPDELPDDIRAIADRQYIRLSHKEADSDIGLLVERLRQRVPGLQMHQKTQDRPHTGGQTSVGGSVEQTAPGQSVSLWLVLTGLALLLLSLWLPWVDHERAVELGWDEWEYSVLFPRGVLALAGLGTALYWLLRGTFEAVAMGLVALAGVVAVFDPLWVRRQLLDNEYPFVIGMGVWVAVLSGVVLLVAVGLWVRGRPASEPRHARNPSTVATGGILILMGQFLQVTGKNHWFTVPVAIAVLIIVAAVLVPPSIPESVRIAVLSGFTAFAVVSVVAAVNYVALHPQGDASLTDAMGRIVLNVVIALGLWVALSRPVPARVPAA; from the coding sequence GTGGCTCGGATCTTCATCACCTACCGCAGTGAGGATCCGGGATGGTCCGTCGTGCTCGACCGGGAACTGTCGATCGTCTTCGGCCCCGACCAGGTATTCCGGGCGAGTCGGACGATGCAGATGGGAGAGTCGTTCCCGGAACGGATCCGGCTCGGCGTCACCAACGCGTCCGTCCTGCTCGCCGTGATCGGCCCACGCTGGCTCGAACAACGCGAAGGAGGACTGCGCCGCATCGACGAGCCCGGTGACTGGGTGCGCCGGGAGATCCGGCTGGCCCTGGAGAACGGGCTCCTGATCGTGCCGGTGCTGGTCGACGGGGTGCGGCCCCTGTCACCCGACGAACTGCCCGATGACATCCGGGCCATCGCCGACCGGCAGTACATCCGCCTCAGCCACAAAGAGGCAGACTCCGACATCGGCCTGCTGGTCGAGCGGTTGCGGCAGCGGGTGCCCGGGCTGCAGATGCACCAGAAGACGCAGGACCGCCCGCATACAGGCGGCCAGACGTCCGTCGGTGGCTCGGTCGAGCAGACCGCCCCGGGCCAAAGTGTTTCCTTGTGGCTGGTTCTGACTGGCCTGGCGTTACTCCTGCTCTCCCTCTGGCTGCCCTGGGTGGATCACGAGCGGGCGGTGGAGCTCGGCTGGGACGAGTGGGAGTACTCGGTGCTCTTCCCCCGCGGTGTCCTCGCGCTCGCCGGTCTGGGCACGGCCCTCTACTGGCTCCTGCGCGGGACGTTCGAAGCAGTCGCCATGGGGCTGGTCGCGCTCGCCGGTGTGGTTGCCGTCTTCGATCCCCTCTGGGTCCGGCGTCAGCTCCTGGACAATGAATACCCCTTCGTCATCGGAATGGGTGTCTGGGTGGCTGTTCTCTCGGGCGTGGTGCTCCTGGTAGCCGTGGGCCTCTGGGTTCGGGGCCGACCCGCGTCCGAACCCCGGCACGCACGCAACCCGTCCACGGTCGCGACCGGTGGAATCTTGATCCTGATGGGCCAGTTCCTGCAGGTGACAGGTAAGAACCACTGGTTCACCGTCCCGGTCGCCATCGCCGTCCTGATCATCGTCGCGGCGGTTCTGGTTCCGCCGAGCATCCCGGAGTCCGTGCGGATCGCGGTGTTGTCAGGTTTCACCGCCTTCGCCGTCGTCTCGGTGGTCGCGGCCGTCAACTATGTCGCGCTGCACCCTCAAGGTGATGCGTCGCTGACCGACGCGATGGGCCGGATCGTGCTCAACGTCGTCATCGCGCTGGGGCTGTGGGTGGCTCTCAGCCGACCGGTACCGGCCCGGGTGCCCGCCGCCTAG
- a CDS encoding helix-turn-helix transcriptional regulator, with protein MHPESGPASIGAQIRRRRLASGLSLGGLADRVHYSKGYLSKIENGSKRPGPDLVRLCDAALGAGGELRRLAETVSTSELSEACRASDPDGGVDVADDGRPGPTLGRREVLAIGGSLPLLAAAGPERLATVAADGSITTGFTAMLAELRKLGQNQPPGLLLPILDIQVQTLLALARAARADDRGALLMLTSRFAEYTGWMAQESGDDRAMVRWTDLAVSCADAAGDRELAAYAHIRHANAALYRDDAVSTVALATRAEHEAPAGGPSSTRVGALALQRQAQGLALQGRYDDCRRALDRADVLFDRAIGVNTPLGPTTVANPSDLVLGWCLHDLGRSREAVPVLERHLARVPQHARRARARVKGRLALAAAGAGDPDTACTLAHQVLDDAEYVDSATVRHDLRHLGRALNRWRARPEVQAVSPRLAQALRTAAS; from the coding sequence ATGCACCCAGAATCCGGCCCGGCGTCCATCGGCGCGCAGATCCGGCGCCGGCGACTGGCGTCCGGTCTCTCCCTGGGCGGTCTCGCCGACCGCGTCCACTACAGCAAGGGCTACCTCAGCAAGATCGAGAACGGTTCCAAGCGGCCCGGCCCCGACCTGGTCCGACTCTGCGACGCCGCTCTCGGTGCCGGGGGAGAGCTCCGCCGTCTGGCCGAAACCGTCTCCACCTCAGAGCTTTCCGAAGCTTGCCGAGCTTCTGATCCAGACGGTGGCGTAGACGTGGCCGACGACGGCAGGCCCGGTCCCACCCTCGGCCGCCGCGAGGTCCTGGCCATCGGTGGTTCCCTTCCCCTTCTGGCCGCAGCCGGCCCCGAACGGCTGGCCACGGTGGCCGCCGACGGATCGATCACGACCGGGTTCACCGCGATGCTCGCCGAGCTGCGCAAGCTCGGCCAGAACCAGCCCCCGGGCCTGCTGCTGCCGATCCTCGACATCCAGGTGCAGACGCTGCTGGCGCTGGCCCGGGCCGCCCGGGCGGACGACCGGGGCGCGCTGCTGATGCTCACGTCACGCTTCGCCGAGTACACCGGGTGGATGGCTCAGGAGTCCGGCGACGACCGGGCCATGGTCCGCTGGACCGATCTGGCCGTGAGTTGCGCCGACGCGGCCGGCGACCGGGAACTGGCGGCCTACGCCCACATCCGGCACGCCAACGCGGCCCTGTACCGCGACGACGCCGTGTCCACCGTCGCCCTCGCCACCCGGGCCGAGCACGAGGCGCCGGCCGGTGGCCCGTCCTCGACGCGTGTGGGGGCCCTGGCCCTGCAGCGTCAGGCCCAGGGACTGGCGTTGCAGGGCCGGTACGACGACTGCCGGCGGGCCCTCGACCGGGCCGACGTCCTCTTCGACCGGGCCATCGGTGTCAACACCCCGCTGGGGCCGACGACGGTCGCCAACCCCAGCGACCTCGTGCTCGGCTGGTGCCTGCACGACCTGGGCCGCTCGCGCGAGGCGGTCCCGGTGCTCGAACGGCATCTGGCGCGGGTGCCGCAGCACGCCCGCCGGGCCCGGGCCCGGGTGAAGGGCCGCCTGGCCCTGGCCGCAGCCGGTGCCGGTGACCCGGACACCGCCTGCACGCTCGCGCACCAGGTACTGGACGACGCCGAGTACGTCGACTCCGCCACCGTGCGGCACGACCTACGGCACCTGGGCCGGGCGCTCAACCGCTGGCGGGCCCGGCCCGAGGTACAGGCCGTCTCGCCGCGACTGGCCCAGGCGCTGCGCACCGCCGCGTCCTGA
- the adhE gene encoding bifunctional acetaldehyde-CoA/alcohol dehydrogenase: MTAEQLPAAVPTENQRDVAVMVETLVEAGLKALDEYGAFDQETIDHIVKKASVAALDRHAALAQLAVEETGRGVFEDKAVKNIFACEHVTHSMAKLRTVGVISQDDITGITEIADPVGVIAGITPVTNPTSTAIFKALLALKTRNPIVFAFHPSAQQCSVEAARIVRDAAVAAGAPEHCIQWIDRPSVEATTALMHHPGISTILATGGNAMVRAAYSAGKPALGVGAGNVPAWIEKSAKLKRAVNDIVLSKSFDNGMICASEQAVILDEEIYDAALAEFGHLHAYRATKDEKRKLEKFIFGATAYGKSCSGAKLNPDVVGKPPVWIAEQAGFTVPADTSIILAEVGEVGPNEPLTREKLCPVLAVLRVGSREEGLQASTQMVEFHGLGHSAVIHTQDEDLVVEFGKRVKAVRVIWNSPSSQGGIGDMYNSFVPSLTLGCGSYGHNSVSNNVSAVNLINIKRIGRRTNNMQWFKVPSRIYFEPHAIRYLSDMPDVHRVTIVTDPTMTRLGFVERIDRVLQQRPNRVVLQIIDDVEPEPQMTTVDRGAELMRSFRPDTIIALGGGSAMDAAKVMWLRYEHPEVDFEDMREKFFDIRKRAFAFPALGEKAQLVCVPTTSGTGAEVTPFAVITDQRTGKKYPLADYALTPTVAIVDPALTASMPRKIAADSGFDALTHAIEAYVSVYANDFTDGLALHAIRLIFENLEQSVLNGESEARERMHNAATIAGMAFGSAFLGIVHAMSHTLGATFHVAHGRTNAVLLPHVIRYNGSAPTKLSGWPKYESYRAPERFADIARMLGLSASTPEEAVEVLATAVEKLRTTVGIESSFAEIGIDEQAFLASLPQQALNAYEDQCAPANPRMPMLDDMQQLMRAAYYGENKS; encoded by the coding sequence ATGACCGCGGAGCAGCTCCCTGCCGCAGTCCCGACCGAAAACCAGCGCGACGTAGCGGTCATGGTTGAAACCCTGGTCGAGGCTGGGCTGAAGGCCCTTGACGAGTACGGTGCCTTCGATCAGGAGACGATCGACCACATCGTCAAGAAGGCCTCCGTCGCGGCGCTGGACCGGCACGCCGCCCTGGCGCAGCTCGCGGTGGAGGAGACGGGCCGCGGTGTCTTCGAGGACAAGGCCGTCAAGAACATCTTCGCCTGTGAGCACGTCACGCACAGCATGGCGAAACTTCGCACCGTCGGCGTGATCAGCCAGGACGACATCACCGGGATCACCGAGATCGCCGACCCGGTGGGCGTGATCGCCGGGATCACGCCGGTCACCAACCCCACGTCGACGGCGATCTTCAAGGCTCTGCTGGCCCTGAAGACCCGTAACCCGATCGTGTTCGCGTTCCACCCCTCGGCCCAGCAGTGCAGCGTCGAGGCGGCCCGCATCGTGCGTGACGCCGCGGTCGCGGCCGGGGCACCCGAGCACTGCATCCAGTGGATCGACCGGCCCTCGGTCGAGGCGACCACGGCTCTCATGCACCACCCGGGCATCTCCACGATCCTCGCGACCGGTGGCAACGCCATGGTCCGGGCGGCGTACTCGGCGGGCAAGCCGGCTCTCGGTGTCGGTGCGGGCAACGTGCCCGCCTGGATCGAGAAGAGCGCCAAGCTGAAGCGGGCCGTCAACGACATCGTGCTGTCCAAGTCGTTCGACAACGGCATGATCTGCGCGTCCGAGCAGGCCGTCATCCTCGACGAGGAGATCTACGACGCCGCCCTGGCCGAGTTCGGTCACCTGCACGCCTACCGGGCCACCAAGGACGAGAAGCGGAAGCTGGAGAAGTTCATCTTCGGCGCGACCGCCTACGGGAAGTCTTGCAGCGGAGCCAAGCTCAACCCCGACGTGGTGGGCAAGCCGCCGGTCTGGATCGCCGAGCAGGCCGGCTTCACGGTACCCGCCGACACCTCGATCATCCTCGCCGAGGTCGGCGAGGTCGGCCCGAACGAGCCGCTGACCCGGGAGAAGCTGTGCCCGGTCCTGGCCGTACTGCGGGTCGGCTCCCGTGAGGAGGGACTGCAGGCCTCCACGCAGATGGTGGAGTTCCACGGCCTCGGCCACAGCGCCGTGATCCACACCCAGGACGAGGACCTGGTCGTCGAGTTCGGCAAGCGGGTCAAGGCCGTGCGGGTGATCTGGAACTCGCCGTCCTCGCAGGGCGGCATCGGCGACATGTACAACTCCTTCGTCCCTTCGCTCACCCTCGGCTGCGGCAGCTACGGGCACAACTCGGTGTCGAACAACGTCTCCGCGGTCAACCTGATCAACATCAAGCGGATCGGAAGGCGCACCAACAACATGCAGTGGTTCAAGGTGCCCTCGCGGATCTACTTCGAGCCGCACGCCATCCGCTACCTCTCGGACATGCCCGACGTGCACCGGGTCACGATCGTCACCGACCCCACCATGACCCGCCTGGGCTTCGTCGAGCGCATCGACCGGGTGCTCCAGCAGCGCCCGAACCGGGTCGTGCTGCAGATCATCGACGACGTGGAACCCGAACCGCAGATGACGACCGTCGACCGGGGCGCGGAACTGATGCGCTCCTTCCGGCCGGACACGATCATCGCGCTCGGTGGCGGATCGGCGATGGACGCGGCCAAGGTGATGTGGCTGCGCTACGAGCACCCCGAGGTCGACTTCGAGGACATGCGGGAGAAGTTCTTCGACATCCGCAAGCGGGCCTTCGCCTTCCCCGCGCTCGGTGAGAAGGCCCAGCTGGTCTGTGTGCCGACCACCTCCGGAACCGGCGCTGAGGTGACCCCGTTCGCGGTCATCACCGATCAGCGCACCGGGAAGAAGTACCCGCTCGCCGACTACGCCCTCACCCCGACCGTCGCGATCGTCGACCCGGCGCTGACGGCGAGCATGCCGCGCAAGATCGCCGCCGACAGTGGTTTCGACGCCCTCACGCACGCCATCGAGGCCTACGTGTCGGTGTACGCCAACGACTTCACCGACGGTCTGGCCCTGCACGCGATCCGGCTGATCTTCGAGAACCTCGAGCAGTCCGTGCTGAACGGTGAGAGCGAAGCTCGCGAGCGCATGCACAATGCCGCGACCATCGCCGGAATGGCCTTCGGCAGTGCGTTCCTCGGTATCGTGCACGCCATGTCGCACACGCTCGGCGCCACGTTCCACGTCGCGCACGGTCGTACCAACGCGGTGCTGCTGCCGCACGTGATCCGCTACAACGGCTCGGCCCCGACGAAGCTGTCGGGCTGGCCGAAGTACGAGAGCTACCGGGCGCCGGAGCGGTTCGCCGACATCGCCCGCATGCTCGGCCTGAGCGCGTCCACGCCTGAGGAGGCCGTGGAGGTACTGGCCACGGCGGTCGAGAAGCTGCGCACCACGGTCGGTATCGAGTCGTCGTTCGCCGAGATCGGCATCGACGAGCAGGCCTTCCTGGCCTCGCTGCCGCAGCAGGCACTCAACGCCTACGAGGACCAGTGTGCGCCGGCCAACCCGCGCATGCCGATGCTCGACGACATGCAGCAGCTGATGCGCGCGGCCTACTACGGCGAGAACAAGAGCTGA
- a CDS encoding SDR family oxidoreductase, producing MPAVMLAQVTESVSAGVPLGRLGTAPEVAEVVAFLAFPAAGYVTGENIVVGGGSGLTG from the coding sequence GTGCCGGCCGTCATGCTCGCCCAGGTCACCGAGTCCGTCTCGGCCGGTGTGCCCCTGGGGCGGCTCGGCACCGCCCCCGAGGTGGCTGAGGTGGTCGCGTTCCTGGCCTTCCCGGCGGCGGGTTACGTCACCGGCGAGAACATCGTGGTCGGCGGTGGGAGTGGGCTGACGGGGTGA
- a CDS encoding nucleoside deaminase produces the protein MSDRATSFSVSLPDWVAGEIRDVPAHLPTAQERMALVHRLADRNHREGSGGPFAALVAERDTGRVLAVGVNVVLLSGLSSVHAEVVALSLAQQVAGNWDLGAAGRPATELVVNWRPCTMCLGATLWSGVGHLVIAGEGPECEQLTGFDEGPVREDWRDQFAARGLTIESDVLRDGAIRTFGEYGSGSPLVYNARQGNR, from the coding sequence ATGAGTGATCGGGCCACGTCGTTCTCGGTGAGCCTGCCGGACTGGGTGGCGGGCGAGATCCGCGACGTACCGGCGCACCTGCCCACGGCCCAGGAACGGATGGCGCTGGTGCACCGGCTGGCCGACCGCAATCACCGGGAGGGCAGCGGCGGCCCGTTCGCGGCGCTGGTCGCCGAACGGGACACCGGCCGGGTGCTGGCGGTAGGCGTCAACGTCGTCCTGCTCAGCGGCCTGTCCTCGGTGCACGCCGAGGTGGTGGCCCTGAGCCTGGCCCAGCAGGTGGCCGGCAACTGGGACCTGGGCGCGGCCGGCCGTCCCGCCACCGAACTGGTGGTCAACTGGCGGCCCTGCACGATGTGTCTGGGGGCCACGTTGTGGTCCGGCGTCGGGCATCTGGTGATCGCCGGCGAGGGCCCCGAGTGCGAGCAGCTGACCGGGTTCGACGAGGGGCCGGTGCGCGAGGACTGGCGTGATCAGTTCGCCGCGCGAGGCCTCACGATCGAGTCGGACGTGCTGCGGGACGGGGCGATCCGGACCTTCGGCGAGTACGGCTCGGGGAGCCCGCTGGTCTACAACGCCCGTCAGGGAAACCGGTAG
- a CDS encoding MFS transporter, whose amino-acid sequence MSALLPDKGAPRLLAVATLVNMTGYGIYLTAGVLYFTRIVDLSAGQIGAGLSAAGAVALLSGIPAGHLADRLGARSVYTATLLIGAVAMAGLCVANDFWSFLIFVSLGSIAQTAGPAARSPLIQEYGGDRPAKFRGYLRSVTNLGIAAGALFAGWGVAVDTDNAYVLLIAGSALSYAACAAIVLFLPRVAPRPSGAGPRWIALRDRPYLVLTVLDGLMAVQYRVLTAAVPLWLVSRTDTPHWTVSAVMLVNTAIVVLFQVRVGSGVDTPGAGANAFRKAGFAFFISCAAISLMAGAATWLAMLLLLTAVVVHTIGEIWHSAGGFELSFTLAPAHAVGQYQGLFGMGLGLGVSIGPALLIALCIQWGRPGWWVVGALFAVTGLAVPATVRWAERVRERAVAQPEPSTV is encoded by the coding sequence ATGTCCGCGTTGCTCCCCGACAAGGGTGCACCTCGCCTGCTCGCCGTCGCGACCCTGGTGAACATGACCGGGTACGGGATCTACCTGACCGCAGGGGTTCTCTACTTCACCCGGATCGTGGACCTGTCGGCCGGGCAGATCGGGGCCGGCCTGAGCGCCGCCGGCGCGGTCGCCCTGCTGTCGGGCATTCCCGCCGGACACCTGGCCGACCGGCTCGGCGCCCGCAGCGTCTACACCGCCACCCTGCTGATCGGCGCGGTGGCGATGGCAGGCCTGTGCGTCGCGAACGACTTCTGGTCGTTCCTGATCTTCGTCAGTCTGGGCAGCATCGCCCAGACCGCCGGGCCGGCCGCCCGCAGTCCCCTGATCCAGGAGTACGGCGGGGACCGGCCGGCGAAGTTCCGGGGCTACCTGCGCTCGGTGACGAACCTCGGGATCGCGGCCGGTGCCCTGTTCGCCGGCTGGGGGGTCGCGGTCGACACCGACAACGCCTACGTCCTGCTGATCGCCGGCAGTGCCCTGTCCTACGCCGCCTGCGCGGCGATCGTGCTCTTCCTGCCCCGGGTCGCCCCCCGCCCGTCCGGGGCCGGCCCGCGCTGGATCGCCTTGCGCGATCGTCCTTACCTGGTTCTCACCGTGCTCGACGGCCTGATGGCCGTGCAGTACCGGGTGCTCACCGCAGCCGTCCCGCTGTGGCTGGTCAGCCGCACGGACACCCCGCACTGGACGGTGTCGGCGGTCATGCTCGTCAACACCGCGATCGTCGTTCTCTTCCAGGTCCGGGTGGGATCGGGCGTCGACACCCCCGGCGCCGGCGCGAACGCCTTCCGGAAGGCCGGTTTCGCCTTCTTCATCTCCTGTGCGGCCATCTCCCTGATGGCGGGGGCGGCGACCTGGTTGGCGATGCTCCTGCTGCTGACCGCGGTCGTCGTCCACACGATCGGGGAGATCTGGCACTCAGCAGGCGGTTTCGAACTCTCCTTCACCCTGGCCCCGGCGCATGCGGTGGGCCAGTACCAGGGACTGTTCGGTATGGGCCTCGGGCTGGGAGTGAGCATCGGGCCGGCGCTGCTCATCGCCCTGTGCATCCAGTGGGGCCGTCCCGGCTGGTGGGTGGTCGGTGCCCTGTTCGCGGTGACCGGCCTGGCCGTACCGGCCACGGTGCGGTGGGCCGAACGCGTTCGCGAGCGGGCCGTCGCGCAGCCGGAACCCTCTACGGTCTGA